One window from the genome of Spirosoma rhododendri encodes:
- a CDS encoding class I SAM-dependent methyltransferase, translated as MQLTISTENPLEWLVKTANLAPVPLLHAQVMPVMAKAVLEAADKGVFKAAGAGPQTLDQLTQALNLNRKALGELLGLLTAMHYFTYKNELFELTPMARRFAFPDDPMSVHGMMVFNNRVAWHWLDHLGDYLETGKGIHYHDSLTTDEWQYYQEAMVAATSTEAKEFGRRAPVPKTATRMLDIGGSHGQHSVVLCKKIPALTSTILDLPPAIEQARPLLERQGMGDRVQYQPGNALTDDFGTDAYDIILLSSLAHHFTAGQNQHVTDKVAKALRPGGVFIVNEFIRPETGSKPELIGSSTDLFYGLSSTAGNYSIAEIQGWQQQAGLKKHKVIWYRTLPGRAMVVAKK; from the coding sequence ATGCAATTAACGATCTCGACTGAAAATCCGCTGGAGTGGCTGGTCAAAACGGCCAATCTGGCTCCGGTTCCGCTGTTGCACGCGCAGGTGATGCCCGTGATGGCCAAAGCGGTGCTGGAAGCTGCCGACAAGGGGGTATTCAAAGCCGCCGGAGCCGGTCCGCAGACGCTCGATCAGCTAACACAGGCTCTGAACCTGAACCGCAAAGCACTCGGTGAACTGTTGGGTCTGTTAACGGCCATGCACTACTTCACCTACAAAAACGAGCTGTTTGAACTGACGCCAATGGCCCGCCGGTTTGCCTTCCCCGACGACCCTATGTCGGTGCACGGCATGATGGTGTTCAACAACCGCGTGGCCTGGCATTGGCTCGATCACCTGGGCGACTACCTCGAAACAGGTAAGGGTATCCACTACCACGACAGCCTGACGACCGACGAATGGCAGTATTACCAGGAAGCGATGGTAGCCGCGACAAGCACGGAAGCCAAAGAGTTTGGCCGTCGAGCACCGGTTCCGAAAACGGCCACGCGGATGCTCGACATTGGTGGGTCGCACGGGCAGCATTCGGTAGTGCTCTGCAAAAAAATACCCGCCCTGACGTCGACCATCCTCGACCTACCCCCGGCCATCGAACAGGCGAGACCCCTGCTGGAACGGCAGGGCATGGGCGACCGGGTACAGTACCAGCCGGGCAACGCGCTCACCGACGATTTTGGCACCGATGCTTATGACATTATCCTGCTATCGAGTCTGGCTCATCACTTCACAGCCGGGCAGAATCAGCACGTGACCGACAAGGTGGCAAAAGCGTTGCGGCCGGGTGGCGTGTTTATCGTCAACGAGTTCATCCGGCCCGAAACCGGCAGCAAACCCGAACTAATCGGCAGCAGCACGGATCTTTTTTACGGACTAAGCAGTACTGCCGGAAATTACTCTATCGCTGAAATACAGGGGTGGCAACAACAGGCGGGTTTAAAGAAGCATAAAGTCATCTGGTACCGCACTCTCCCCGGCCGGGCGATGGTAGTAGCCAAAAAGTAA
- a CDS encoding YjjG family noncanonical pyrimidine nucleotidase yields MPAPYKHLFFDLDHTLWDFDRNSAESIAELYDTFALIDLGISSVDTFSNHFIRINKQLWADYDKNLITHGYIRENRFPMVFQAMGVECGDIHVAMNDEYLRLLPRKKHLLDSAQDVLDYLHNRYQMHIITNGFADIQAIKLESSGITHYFEHVITNGIVNAKKPDPAIFRYALDISGANASESLMIGDNYEADILGGKRAGLDTLFYNQAGTPVDEPPTYTIQHWRELMAIL; encoded by the coding sequence ATGCCTGCCCCATACAAGCATCTTTTCTTTGATCTCGATCACACGCTCTGGGATTTCGACCGAAACTCCGCTGAGTCGATTGCTGAATTGTATGACACCTTCGCGCTGATCGACCTGGGCATTTCATCGGTCGACACGTTCAGCAATCATTTTATCCGCATCAACAAGCAGCTCTGGGCCGACTACGACAAGAATCTGATTACACACGGCTACATCCGTGAGAATCGGTTTCCGATGGTATTTCAGGCAATGGGCGTCGAGTGTGGTGACATACACGTAGCCATGAACGACGAATACCTTCGCCTGCTACCCCGCAAGAAACACCTCCTCGACTCGGCGCAGGACGTACTCGATTACCTGCACAACCGCTACCAGATGCACATCATCACCAACGGTTTCGCAGACATTCAGGCAATCAAACTGGAAAGCTCGGGCATCACGCATTACTTCGAACACGTCATTACCAACGGTATTGTCAACGCGAAAAAACCCGACCCGGCCATCTTTCGGTATGCGCTGGACATTAGCGGAGCCAACGCGTCGGAGAGTCTGATGATCGGTGATAATTACGAAGCCGACATTCTGGGGGGCAAACGCGCCGGACTCGATACGCTGTTCTACAATCAGGCCGGTACACCCGTCGATGAGCCGCCGACCTATACCATTCAACACTGGCGCGAACTGATGGCGATTCTATAA
- a CDS encoding 3-hydroxyacyl-CoA dehydrogenase — MTFDNTTALVTGGASGLGEATVRMLAAQGANVIIADLNQERGYALADELGKRVRFCLTNVTDESDVQAAINRAVDTFGGLHINVNCAGVAEARKTLGKVDGVYGAHSLAAFQKVIAVNLIGTFNAIRLSAMAMERNEPNAERERGVIISTASVAAFDGQMGQAAYSASKGGIVGMTLPIARDLARSGIRVMTIAPGLFETPLLASLPEEARLSLGQQVPFPSRLGRPAEYAQLAKSIIENAMLNGEVIRLDGAIRMGPK, encoded by the coding sequence ATGACTTTCGATAACACAACTGCCCTCGTCACAGGGGGTGCCTCGGGGCTGGGCGAAGCCACCGTCAGGATGCTGGCCGCGCAGGGAGCCAACGTCATTATCGCCGATCTGAATCAGGAGCGTGGCTACGCTTTGGCAGACGAGCTGGGCAAGCGGGTACGCTTCTGCCTAACCAACGTCACTGACGAAAGCGACGTACAGGCGGCTATCAACCGGGCCGTCGATACGTTCGGTGGATTGCACATCAACGTCAACTGCGCGGGAGTAGCCGAAGCCCGCAAGACGCTCGGCAAGGTCGATGGCGTGTATGGGGCGCACTCGCTGGCGGCTTTCCAGAAAGTGATTGCCGTCAACCTGATCGGTACGTTCAACGCTATTCGGCTATCGGCCATGGCCATGGAGCGCAACGAACCGAATGCCGAAAGAGAGCGGGGCGTTATCATCAGCACGGCCTCGGTTGCGGCTTTCGACGGGCAGATGGGGCAGGCCGCTTATTCGGCGTCGAAGGGCGGTATCGTCGGGATGACGTTGCCCATCGCCCGCGATCTCGCCCGGTCGGGTATTCGCGTGATGACCATTGCACCCGGCTTGTTCGAGACGCCCCTGCTGGCGTCGCTACCCGAAGAAGCACGGCTATCGCTGGGGCAGCAGGTACCGTTCCCGTCGCGGCTCGGCCGCCCGGCGGAATACGCCCAACTGGCAAAAAGTATTATCGAAAACGCCATGCTCAACGGCGAAGTCATCCGCTTGGATGGCGCTATCCGCATGGGGCCCAA